From a single Deinococcus fonticola genomic region:
- a CDS encoding ATP-binding protein has protein sequence MLTVVLVSVGGTFAFSSLAVQREFRKLPPDIQTYLRSRDAALRRGETPPAPPVRPSSERSTSERPSSAAAASRPSATTSAPSTASNRADRPPWPVRQVDWLRGVQRQLLQIGLVAVAVSALLALWLARRIARPLTVVSRAAGRLAAGELQVRVPVPTMDRELAALAHSFNGMAHNLEQLEAERRQAVADIAHELRTPLAIMQARLDAMEDGIYPMSSEQIALLSTQTQLLTRLVGDLRTLTLLDAGQLALNRRDTDLGELAQAVTAGLQTQALERGVQLHVVQADAAPVCADPDRLRQVLSNLIENALRHARAHVDVSVSVQGAEVALHVDDDGAGIPAEKRQQVFTRFTRLDESRSRDAGGSGLGLSIVQALATAHGGSARAEASPLGGARLSVTVPLGVPDPPG, from the coding sequence ATGCTGACGGTGGTGCTGGTGTCGGTGGGCGGCACCTTCGCGTTTTCCAGCCTGGCGGTGCAGCGCGAATTCCGTAAATTGCCGCCCGACATCCAGACATACCTCCGTTCACGCGACGCGGCCCTGCGCCGGGGCGAAACGCCGCCCGCCCCACCGGTGCGCCCTTCCTCCGAGCGCTCAACCTCCGAGAGACCATCGTCTGCCGCCGCCGCGAGCCGCCCCAGTGCCACTACCTCTGCCCCCTCCACGGCCAGCAACCGCGCTGACCGTCCGCCCTGGCCGGTGCGGCAGGTCGACTGGCTGCGAGGCGTGCAGCGCCAGCTGCTGCAAATCGGCCTGGTGGCGGTGGCCGTCTCGGCGCTGCTGGCGCTGTGGCTGGCCCGCCGCATTGCCCGGCCGCTCACGGTGGTCTCGCGGGCGGCCGGGCGCCTGGCGGCCGGGGAATTGCAGGTGCGCGTGCCGGTGCCCACCATGGATCGCGAACTCGCGGCCCTGGCGCACAGCTTCAACGGCATGGCGCACAACCTCGAGCAACTGGAAGCCGAACGCCGCCAGGCCGTGGCCGACATCGCCCACGAGCTGCGCACGCCGCTGGCGATCATGCAGGCCAGGCTGGACGCCATGGAGGACGGCATCTACCCCATGAGCAGCGAACAGATCGCGCTGCTCAGCACCCAGACCCAGCTGCTGACACGCCTGGTCGGTGACCTGCGCACCCTGACGCTGCTGGACGCCGGGCAACTGGCCCTGAACCGGCGCGACACCGACCTGGGTGAACTGGCGCAGGCGGTCACGGCGGGCCTTCAGACGCAGGCGCTGGAGCGCGGCGTTCAGTTACACGTGGTGCAGGCGGACGCCGCCCCGGTGTGCGCCGACCCGGATCGCCTGCGCCAGGTGCTGTCGAACCTGATCGAGAACGCCCTGCGGCACGCCCGTGCCCATGTGGACGTCAGCGTCAGCGTGCAGGGCGCGGAGGTGGCGCTGCATGTCGACGATGACGGCGCGGGCATCCCGGCGGAAAAGCGGCAGCAGGTCTTTACGCGCTTCACGCGCCTGGACGAAAGCCGCAGCCGCGACGCCGGGGGCAGTGGCCTGGGCCTGTCCATCGTGCAGGCCCTCGCCACCGCCCACGGCGGCAGCGCCCGCGCAGAAGCCAGTCCGCTGGGCGGGGCCCGCCTGAGCGTCACGGTTCCCCTCGGGGTGCCCGACCCGCCGGGCTGA
- a CDS encoding SIS domain-containing protein — protein MSDPLMLLETREAPQVIARQLTENEPLVAALVQALRERRPAYAVTVARGSSDHACTVIKYALETQLGLPVASLGPSVLTLYGTRLNLAGALVLAVSQSGASPDVVENVRVAREQGALTVALVNVEDSDLARAAEFSLPLRCGEERAVAATKSFLASLTALLPVIAGLHGDAALTTALAQLPARLTAVLELEGAAAELAERYRFAENLIVLARGLNYGVAHEAALKLKETSGVHAEAYSAAEFSHGPKRLLVEGLPLLGFTSADAAWPAVQAAYADLVGSRADLRTIGPATDSTLQTPQTGHLLTDPVACAMTFYLFAAHLALHRGLDPDQPPLLSKVTRTR, from the coding sequence ATGAGCGATCCGTTGATGCTGCTGGAAACGCGAGAAGCGCCGCAAGTCATTGCGCGGCAACTGACCGAGAATGAGCCGCTGGTGGCGGCCCTGGTGCAGGCCCTGCGCGAGCGCCGGCCCGCTTACGCCGTGACGGTGGCACGGGGCAGCAGTGACCATGCCTGCACGGTCATCAAGTACGCGCTGGAAACGCAACTGGGCCTGCCGGTCGCCAGCCTCGGCCCCAGCGTGCTGACGCTGTACGGCACGCGCCTGAACCTGGCGGGCGCCCTGGTGCTGGCAGTGTCGCAAAGTGGGGCCAGCCCCGACGTGGTGGAAAACGTGCGCGTGGCCCGCGAGCAGGGTGCCCTGACGGTCGCGCTGGTCAACGTGGAGGACAGCGACCTCGCCCGCGCGGCAGAATTCAGCCTGCCGCTGCGCTGCGGCGAGGAGCGGGCGGTGGCGGCCACCAAAAGTTTCCTGGCCAGCCTCACGGCCCTGCTGCCGGTCATCGCGGGCCTGCACGGCGACGCGGCGCTGACCACCGCCCTGGCGCAGCTGCCGGCTCGCCTGACGGCCGTGCTGGAACTGGAGGGCGCCGCCGCCGAACTGGCGGAGCGTTACCGTTTTGCGGAAAACCTGATCGTGCTGGCGCGCGGCCTGAATTACGGCGTGGCGCACGAGGCCGCCCTGAAGCTCAAGGAAACCAGCGGCGTACACGCCGAAGCGTACAGCGCCGCCGAGTTCAGCCACGGCCCCAAGCGCCTGCTGGTGGAGGGCCTGCCGCTGCTGGGCTTCACCTCGGCGGACGCTGCGTGGCCCGCCGTGCAGGCCGCGTATGCCGACCTGGTGGGGTCACGCGCCGACCTGCGCACCATCGGCCCGGCCACGGACAGCACCCTGCAAACGCCCCAGACCGGCCACCTGCTGACCGACCCGGTGGCGTGCGCCATGACCTTTTACCTGTTCGCCGCGCACCTGGCACTGCACCGGGGCCTTGATCCGGATCAGCCGCCGCTGCTGAGTAAGGTCACCCGTACCCGCTGA
- a CDS encoding response regulator transcription factor, whose protein sequence is MSALLLIVEDEPQLAEVLEAYAQQEGYRTERAGNGEQALGLFRAARPDLILLDVMLPGKSGLEVLKSVRAAGHTPVIMVTARSEESDQIVGLELGADDYVVKPFRPREVMARVKAVLRRVQVALDQDEKPLRVGPLEVDRRAVQVRVGGHLLNLTPAEYRLLAHLAAAPGRAFTRDELLSGALADSGALERVVDAHLASVRRKLEAAARWACCTPCAGWATGWRRLEAAPAAPESHAAAGDADGGAGVGGRHLRVFQPGGAARIP, encoded by the coding sequence ATGAGCGCCTTACTGTTGATCGTGGAGGATGAACCGCAACTGGCCGAGGTGCTGGAAGCCTACGCGCAACAGGAAGGCTACCGAACCGAACGCGCCGGCAACGGCGAGCAGGCCCTGGGCCTTTTCCGCGCCGCGCGCCCCGACCTGATCCTGCTGGACGTGATGCTGCCCGGCAAAAGCGGTCTGGAAGTCCTGAAGTCGGTGCGGGCCGCCGGGCACACGCCGGTCATCATGGTCACCGCCCGCTCCGAGGAATCGGACCAGATCGTGGGCCTGGAACTGGGCGCGGACGATTACGTGGTCAAGCCCTTTCGCCCGCGCGAGGTGATGGCCCGCGTCAAGGCGGTGCTGCGCCGCGTGCAGGTCGCGCTGGATCAGGACGAGAAACCCCTGCGGGTAGGGCCCCTGGAAGTCGACCGGCGGGCCGTGCAGGTGCGGGTGGGCGGGCACCTGCTGAACCTGACTCCCGCCGAGTACCGGCTGCTGGCCCACCTGGCCGCCGCCCCGGGCCGCGCCTTCACGCGCGACGAACTGCTGAGCGGCGCCCTGGCCGACAGCGGCGCGCTGGAGCGCGTGGTGGACGCCCACCTCGCCAGCGTGCGGCGCAAGCTGGAGGCGGCGGCCAGGTGGGCCTGCTGCACACCGTGCGCGGGGTGGGCTACCGGCTGGAGGCGTCTTGAAGCTGCGCCCGCTGCCCCTGAAAGTCACGCTGCTGCTGGCGATGCTGACGGTGGTGCTGGTGTCGGTGGGCGGCACCTTCGCGTTTTCCAGCCTGGCGGTGCAGCGCGAATTCCGTAA